A genomic segment from Chitinophagaceae bacterium encodes:
- a CDS encoding sodium:solute symporter, with translation MSAIDWTILIVVLAGLIAYGIYKSHTSKNLNGYFLNNNNTPWYLVLLGIMGTQASAITYLTGPGQAYTDGLRFVQYYYGLPLAMIVISIFFVSVFNKLKVFTPYEFLEKRFDGRTRLLTSFLFLISRGLSTGISIYAPSLVLSSLMGWNIYLTNVVMGGVLIIYTMSGGAKAVAHTQGLQMIIIFLSLFIIGYIIINMLPAGVGLKAAIDKATAHGKMNIITTGFTENGFNWKDKYNIWSGLIGGFFLALSYFGTDHSQVGRYISAKNVKESRRGLLLNGLVKIPMQYLVLMLGVLVFSFYLFNKAPVYFDETKQLQAENTSFAGELKALEAKYNAAFENGNIDSATAMRSQYKTVMQQALNGQEANDTNFIFLRFVKDNLPVGLIGLLFAIIFLSGWGSVAAAINSLAACTVVDFHKKMVKSSSDENDYRMSQWYTLAWGIFCIGVAMFANNIGNSLIEAVNILGSLFYGVILGIFLVAFWLKNIGGKAVFISAIVSEIIILLIYNADIVSFLWLNVIGAMLVIAIGLLVQFVLAAAKKPS, from the coding sequence ATGAGCGCCATTGACTGGACGATATTAATTGTTGTTTTAGCCGGGCTTATTGCTTATGGTATTTATAAAAGCCATACCAGCAAAAATCTTAATGGGTATTTTCTCAATAATAATAATACGCCCTGGTACCTGGTATTGCTGGGTATAATGGGTACACAGGCAAGCGCCATTACTTATTTAACCGGCCCTGGCCAGGCCTATACAGATGGCTTGCGTTTTGTACAATATTATTATGGATTACCGCTGGCAATGATTGTGATTAGTATTTTTTTTGTATCGGTATTTAATAAGCTAAAAGTTTTTACGCCTTATGAGTTTTTAGAAAAAAGGTTCGATGGAAGAACAAGACTGCTCACCTCCTTTTTGTTTTTAATAAGCCGTGGACTAAGCACTGGTATTAGCATTTATGCGCCATCACTCGTACTAAGTTCATTAATGGGTTGGAATATTTATTTAACCAATGTAGTTATGGGTGGAGTATTGATTATTTATACCATGAGTGGCGGCGCAAAAGCAGTTGCCCATACCCAGGGTTTGCAAATGATCATCATTTTTCTTTCTTTATTTATTATTGGCTATATTATTATTAATATGCTGCCTGCGGGTGTAGGATTAAAAGCGGCAATTGATAAAGCAACCGCTCATGGCAAAATGAATATTATTACCACGGGCTTTACTGAAAACGGTTTCAACTGGAAGGATAAATATAATATTTGGAGCGGGCTGATTGGTGGTTTCTTTTTGGCGCTGAGTTATTTTGGTACCGACCATAGCCAGGTAGGCCGGTATATTTCTGCAAAAAATGTTAAAGAAAGCCGCCGTGGCCTGCTGTTAAACGGGCTGGTAAAAATACCCATGCAGTATTTGGTTTTGATGCTGGGTGTTTTGGTTTTTTCTTTTTACTTATTTAATAAAGCACCGGTATATTTTGATGAAACAAAACAGTTGCAGGCAGAAAACACCTCATTTGCAGGCGAACTAAAAGCGCTTGAAGCAAAATATAACGCAGCTTTTGAAAATGGAAATATAGATAGCGCCACTGCAATGCGCAGCCAGTATAAAACGGTAATGCAACAGGCATTAAATGGCCAGGAGGCAAATGATACTAATTTTATTTTTCTCCGTTTTGTAAAAGATAACCTGCCCGTAGGGTTGATAGGCTTGTTGTTTGCTATAATATTTCTTTCGGGATGGGGAAGTGTAGCGGCTGCCATTAATTCACTTGCTGCTTGTACTGTTGTGGATTTTCATAAAAAAATGGTAAAAAGCAGCAGCGATGAAAACGACTACCGCATGTCTCAATGGTACACACTTGCCTGGGGGATTTTTTGTATAGGCGTTGCTATGTTTGCCAATAATATTGGCAATAGCCTTATTGAAGCCGTAAACATACTGGGCTCTTTATTTTATGGAGTAATTTTAGGCATCTTCCTGGTTGCGTTTTGGTTAAAAAATATCGGCGGAAAAGCGGTTTTTATTTCAGCCATAGTTTCAGAAATTATTATTCTCCTTATTTACAATGCCGATATTGTTTCTTTTCTTTGGCTGAATGTAATTGGCGCAATGCTGGTTATAGCAATTGGTCTGCTGGTTCAGTTTGTACTTGCAGCAGCTAAGAAACCTTCTTAA